TCGCGCATCACCACGATCCGATCTGACATGGTCAGCGCTTCTTCCTGATCGTGCGTGACAAACACAAAGGTGATGCCAAGCTTGCGCTGCAGCGCTTTGAGTTCGTTCTGCATCTGTTTGCGCAGCTTGTAATCCAGCGCGGAGAGGGATTCATCCAGCAGCAGAAGACGTGGTTTATTCACCACCGCACGAGCGATAGCCACGCGCTGCTGCTGGCCGCCGGAGAGCTGATGGGGTTTGCGTTGGGCGAATTCGTCTAGCTGAACCATGCGCAGCGCATCGTTGACGCGTGGGGTAATCTGCTCGTTTGGCGTTTTTTGCATGCGCAGGCCGAACGCCACGTTTTCGAACACGGTCATGTGCGGGAAAAGGGCATAGCTCTGGAAGACGGTGTTAACGTGACGGTTTTCAGCAGGCACATCGGTGATGTCCTGATCTTCAAGATGAATTTGGCCGTTATCGACGCTTTCTAATCCAGCGATAAGGCGCAACACGGTCGTTTTGCCACAGCCGGAGGGGCCAAGCAGCGTAAGAAACTCACCGTTATTAATGCTCAGGTTAAGATCGTTGATGACGATTTTACCGTCGAAACTTTTGCTGATCCCCGATAAAAGCACCAGCGGCGACACCGTACCCAGTTGTGTATTCAATTTTTGGCTCTGTCCCCTATAAGCGCTACGAATGGGTTTTCGTTAGCGGGATTTGTGTTCAACCACCCTGGTGACTCGCAATGAGGGCGGCCATTCTACGGCAAAGCATTGAAATCACCAATCCTTGTGACTGATTGATAAACTATATTTATTAACCAATAACGACATAAACGAATATATTCTCGTTTACGGGATAAAAGTGACCTGACGCAATATTTGGGTTTTGATGCTTAATGATAATGTTGTCACAAAAAGTGAGGGTGACTGCATGGATAAATTACTTGAGCGTTTTTTACAGTACGTATCGCTGGATACCCAATCTAAAGCGGGTGTCAGGCAGGTGCCGAGCACTGAGGGTCAATGGAAGCTGTTAAACCTGCTGAAGGAACAGCTGGAAGAGCTTGGCCTGGTCAATGTGACGTTAAGCGAGAAAGGTACGGTGATGGGGACGCTGCCAGCGAATGTCCAGGGTGACATTCCGGCCATTGGATTCATTTCCCACGTTGATACTTCACCCGATTTCAGCGGTAAGAACGTCAACCCGCAAATAGTCGAAAATTACCGTGGCGGCGATATCGCGCTGGGCATCGGCGACGAAGTCTTGTCCCCGGTCATGTTCCCGGTGCTGCATCAACTGCTGGGACAAACGCTGATCACCACTGACGGCAAAACCTTGTTGGGCGCGGATGACAAAGCGGGCGTGGCCGAGATCATGACTGCGCTTGCCGTGCTGAAAGGCAAAAACGTGCCGCATGGCGATATTCGCGTGGCCTTTACGCCGGATGAAGAAGTCGGCAAGGGCGCAAAACACTTTGACGTCGCTGCGTTTAACGCGAAGTGGGCTTACACCGTCGATGGCGGTGGTGTGGGTGAACTGGAGTTCGAAAACTTTAACGCGGCGTCGATTACCATCAAGATCGTTGGCAACAACGTTCATCCTGGCTCGGCGAAAGGGGTGATGGTGAACGCACTGTCGCTGGCGTCGCGCATTCACGCGGAAGTACCGGCACAAGAGAGCCCTGAACAGACCGAAGGTTATGAAGGTTTTTATCATCTCACCAGTATTAAAGGCACGGTCGATAGCGCGCAGATGCATTACATCGTGCGTGATTTCGACCGTAAAGCCTTTGAAGCGCGTAAGCGTAAGATGATGGAGATCGCCAAAAAAGTGGGCAAAGGGCTGCACCCGGATTGCTACATTGAGCTGATCATTGAAGACAGCTATTACAACATGCGCGAGAAAGTAGTCGAGCATCCGCATATTCTGGATATCGCTCAGCAGGCGATGCGCGATTGCGATATCGAACCGCAGCTGAAACCGATCCGTGGTGGCACTGACGGCTCGCAGCTCTCCTTTATGGGACTGCCTTGCCCGAACCTGTTTACCGGCGGCTATAACTACCACGGCAAGCATGAGTTTGTGACGCTGGAAGGGATGGAGAAAGCGGTGAAAGTGATTGTGCGTATTGCCGAGATAACAGCAAAGCAGGCGTAAAATAATGCCCGGTCAGCGAAATAGCTGCCGGGCTTTATCTCTCTTAGTCTTCGAAGAACCAGTATCCGCTGTTGACCAGCGCGGCTAACATTGCCAGGAACGAGGGATCTTCCAGCGCGTCACCAAAGGTTTCAGCGTTCAAGACCATATGGCTTGCCAGGGCTTCGAGTGCTGGACGGTGCGGTGAATCGAGCTTTTCGCCGTTAACGAAAATGTCATCGCCAATACGCAGCACACGTAAGCCACCCAGACGCACCAGGGAATCTCCCTGCTGCAACGCATCGTAAATTTCATCCGGCTGATACGGCGGCTCTGCAGGCGCAACGTCCAGTTCATGACGGGACTGGCTGATAAATTCGCCAAACCACTGCTTGAAATGTTCCGGCTCGTTAATCAGGCCCAGCATCATCTCTCGCAGCTTATCTAACTCTTGCGGCAGAACGTCTGCAGGGTGTTCACGCGCAGGCACATCAGGGTCGCTGTAGCGATGACTGCCCAGCTCACGCTGCAGCACGTAATCGGCAAAACCGCTGATCATCTCGCGTCCGCTTGGCGCGCGGAATCCCACGGAATAGTTCAGCGAGTTCTCCAGCGAATAGCCTTCGTGCGGGAATCCCGGCGGGATATACAGAATATCGCCTGGCTCCAGTTCTTCGTCGATAATGCCTTCAAAAGGATCGACCTGAAGCAGATCGGGATGTGGACAGTGCTGTTTCATCGGCACTTTCTCGCCCACACGCCAGCGACGGCGGCCCGTACCCTGAATGATAAACACATCATATTGATCCAGATGGGGGCCAACGCCGCCACCGGGCACAGAGAAGGAGATCATCAGATCGTCCATGCGCCAGTCGGGCAGGGCACGGAACGGATGCATCAAGGCTGCAGTAGGTTCATGCCAGTGGTTGACGGCCTGAACCAGTAATGACCAGTTGTTTTCACCCAGATGATCGTAGCTTTCGAAAGGCCCGTGGCTCACCTGCCATTTACCGTCCTGATGACTCACCAGTCGGCTGTCCACTTCGTTTTCCATCGCCAGTCCCGCCAGTTCGTCTGGCGAGATAGGGTCAACAAAATTGCTGATGCCGCGTTTCAGAACGACCGGGCGTTTCTGCCAGTAACGTTCGATAAAATCGGGCCAGTTTAGCGTTAAGTGATATTCCATATTATTTATTTCCGCAGGCTCTTATTGAGTCGGATTATAACGGAAGCTCACAAGGCTGCGTGCGTGAATCTCGCTTTTTTCACATTCCGCGCTAACTATCGTCGGAAGAGGGATGCTGGCGGCCAAAAATGGCCACCATCCGCGCGCCACCCAGCAGGCTATCGCTGGTTTCAATTTTGCCGTTGTACTGCTCGACAATCTCCTGCGCAACGGAAAGCCCGACGCCCTGTCCGGGGCGCAGCGTGTCTGCGCGTTGGCCACGATCGAAAACGACATCGCGTTTGTTTTTTGGGATCCCAGGCCCGTCATCTTCAATGATGATGTGCAACGCGTCATCCGTCTGCTGCGCGGACACTTCCACAAATTCCAGGCAATATTTGCAGGCGTTATCCAGCAGGTTTCCCATTACTTCGACAAAATCATTTTTCTCGCCAACAAAACTGATTTCAGGCGAAATATCGAGACTAATATTCACGCCTTTGCGTTGATACACTTTATTCAAGGCGGAGGTCAAACTGTCGAGCAGCGGTGCGACGGGATGCAGCTCGCGGCTTAACAGTGGGCTGCCCGAGCGCATGCTGGCGCGGTGCAGGTAGTAACCAATTTGCTGCGAGATACGACTGATCTGCTCCAGCATTACCGGCTCGGCATCATCCACGCTCAGTTTGGAACCGCGCATCGAACGCAGCGTACTTTGCATGACGGCGAGCGGAGTTTTAAGACTGTGCGTCAGATCGGTCAGCGTGGTGCGGTATTTATCATAGCGATCGCGTTCGCTTTTGAGCAGCCGATTGAGGTTTCGCACCAGACTTGTCAGTTCTCGCGTGGTTTCTGGATTGAGTTTTTCGCGATTGTGTTCTTCAAGCTCGCGCACCTCTTTGGCCAGCGATTCGATAGGCCGCAGGCTCCACCAGGCGGCGATCCACAGCAACGGAATGACCAGCAGCAGGTTAGCCGCCAGCACATACACGAACCAGCTCCAGACCATATAGGAGCGTTTTAACTCAACGGGAATCGTGTCGATGACCACAATCGTCAACTGGGGCATATCTATCGTGGCGGGATAAAGATTGATGGCTACCGAGTGCGTCATCTCAGTGTCGTCGTCATCGTCACGGATTTCGGCGAGTTTACGCTGCATGGACGCATCATTGTCGAGCAACCTGCTGGTGGCATTCACGTCAGCTTCAATTTCATGAAAACCATTCGTTTTGAGCCATTCCGGGCGAATACTTTTTTCCAGCCACGGAACATGGCGTTGTGCCCAGAGCAGCTTGCCTTTCTCGTCATAGATCAGCGCCATCGTCGGGCTTTGCCGATTCAGATTCTCGGGCATGTCGACGCTGATGTGGTTGTTTTCCCATTTCGCCAGCGTGTAGAAGAGATTGCTCTCCCCGCGCAGCAGACGGAAGGTCGTTTTATCAAAGCTAACGCTGTAGCCCACGAGCGCCACCATGCCGTAGGCGAGCGAGAGGATCAGCACCACCGCTGCGGTGGCCAGCAAAAAACGGACCCGCAGAGAAAGGGGCAAAATATGACGAAGAAGTCTTTTCATTTAGCGTAATTCAAACAGGTATCCCTGACCCCTCACCGTCGTGATGACGTCATGCGGATGCTGCGCCTGGATTTTTTTGCGCAAACGTCCCATCAGCACATCAATCGTATGGCTCTCGCGCAGTTCGGCATCCGGGTAAAGCTGAAGCATTAATGAATCTTTGCTCACCACTTTGCCGCTGTTGCGGATCAGCGTTTCCATAATGGTGTATTCGAACGCCGTCAGTTTGATGACTTCATCGTTGATAGAAAATTCACGACGAGACAGATCGACCTGGAATGGTGGTAGCGAGATCACCTGAGAGGCCAGACCGCTGTTGCGGCGCATCAGGGCCTGAATACGGGCCGCGACTTCTTCGATGTGGAACGGTTTGGTGACGTAATCATCTGCGCCCGCGCTGAGCACTTCGACTTTGTCCTGCCAGCCTTCGCGAGCAGTCAAAACCAGTACGGGGAGAGAAACGTCATGGCTGCGCCAGCGGCGGATCAGCGACAGGCCGTCTTCATCCGGCAAGCCCAAATCGACGATGGCGATATCGGGCAGATGTTCATTGAGATAATAATCGGCTTCTTTTGCATCTTCTGCGTCATCAACCTGATGACCCATTTCCTGAAGCTGAACTTTCAGGTGATGACGTAGCAAAGCATTATCTTCAACAACCAATACGCGCATCATCTCTTCTCCCTAACATTAATGGTATGAATAGTTTAACGCTGATTATGTGGCTGTGGGGATAAACATTGAGTAAACGCTGTGGAAGGAACCCTCTTTCCGGGCGGAAAGAGGGCGGGGGCCTTATTTCAATTCATCAACCATGGTGATAGCACGGCCAATATAATTGGCTGGCGTCATCTCTTTCAGACGCGTTTTTTCGTCTTCCGGCAGTTCCAGGCTATCGATAAAGTGTTTCATGCCTTCAGCATCAACACGCTTGCCGCGCGTCAGCTCTTTCAGTTTTTCATACGGCTTTTCGATGCCATAGCGACGCATCACCGTCTGAATCGGCTCGGCCAGCACTTCCCAATTGTGGTCCAGCTCGTCCAGCAGACGGTCACGGTTCACTTCCAGCTTGCTCACGCCTTTCAGAGTGGACTGGTAAGCAATCAGCGCGTAGCCAATACCCACGCCCAGGTTGCGCAGAACGGTGGAGTCGGTCAGATCGCGCTGCCAGCGGGAAACCGGCAGTTTGCTCGCCATGTGCTGCAGCAGAGCATTCGCCAGGCCCAGGTTGCCTTCGGAGTTTTCAAAGTCAATCGGGTTCACTTTATGCGGCATGGTGGACGAGCCAATTTCGCCGGCGATGGTTTTTTGCTTGAAGTGGTTCAGCGCCACATAGCCCCACACGTCACGATCGAAGTCGATCAGGATGGTATTGAAACGGGCGATGCAGTCAAACAGCTCAGCGATGTAGTCGTGTGGTTCGATCTGCGTGGTGTACGGGTTCCACTGGATGCCCAGAGAGGTCACGAACTCTTCGCTGAACTGATGCCAGTCAACTTCCGGATAGGCGGCAATGTGCGCATTATAGTTGCCAACCGCACCGTTGATTTTGCCCAGGATTTCAACTTGTTCCAGCTGGCGGAACTGGCGCTCCATACGGTACGCCACGTTCGCCATCTCTTTGCCCATGGTGGATGGAGTCGCTGGCTGACCGTGGGTGCGAGAAAGAAGCGGAATGTCGCGATACTGAACGGACAGGTCTTTGACCGCATCGATGATTTTGCGCCAGTAAGGCAGAACCACTTCCTGACGGGCGGTAGAGAGCATCAGCGCGTGAGAGAGGTTGTTGATATCTTCTGAAGTACACGCGAAGTGGATGAACTCAGACACCGCGTGCAGCGCAGGGATGCTTTCCACTTTCTCTTTCAGGAAGTATTCAACCGCTTTCACATCGTGGTTGGTGGTGCGCTCGATCGTTTTGATACGTGCGGCATCTTCTTCATTGAATTCTGCCACCACTTTATCGAGGTAATCGTTTGCCTCGGCAGCAAAAGCAGGAACTTCCTTGATTGCTGCGTGCGCGGCCAGTTTTTGCAGCCAGCGTACTTCAACTTGTACACGGAATTTCAGCAGACCATATTCGCTGAAAATCCCGCGCAGCGCGCTGACTTTATCGCCGTAACGTCCATCAACAGGGGAAACGGCGGTCAGTGAGGATAATTCCATAATTCGCAACTCCGGGAGGTTAACAATGAGCAAGAATTTGTTTTGCCTGAGCGGTCAGGCGATTACGAGAAAACATTAATTGCAGTCGGCCACCGCCAACCTGATGCCACAAAACGGCGGCACGGATGCCAGCCAGAAGCGAGGCGCGGACCTTCGCCTGCACCTGCGAGCTTTGCAGCACGGCAGGGGAGCCGGTCACCTGAATACGTGGACCCAGCGGGCTGATGACGTCGACGTAAATGGCGGCCATCGCGCTCATTAGCGTTTCAGACTGCAGATCGAAGTGATCGAGCTGACGCTGTAATCCCGCGATGCGATCGCCGAGCGTATCCATCGCGCCTTTTGCACTGTTCAGCTTACGCTCCAGCACCATCAGGCTGAGCGTATAGCGTGTTAATTCTGCGTTCAACCCCTGACGATTGCTGGCATTCAGCACGCCGAGCAGCGTTTCGAGACCGAGACGAAGATTTGTTTCGCTGCCACCGAACACGCCCAGCGTTGAGCCAGGATTGAGATCGATAACGCTGTTAAGCGAAACGTGCAGCGCGTCAGCATCGCAATGCCCCTGATGCGCCAGCTGTTGCACCAGACGAGCAGACTGGCAAATTCCTGCCAGTGCCAGGGTGATGTCATAATAATTCTTCGCCACACGGGCTCCTTTTAGTGTGCTCGTTTACACCGCTGCCAGAGGCAGGCGCTGTTCAATGATACCGCCGCCCAGACAGATTTCACCGCTGTAGAAAACGGCTGACTGGCCTGGCGTCACGGCAGAAACCGGCTCGTCGAAACGAACCTCAACGCGTTCTTCATCCAGTGCCGTCACGGTGCAGGGAATATCGGTCTGGCGATAACGGGTTTTGACTGTGCAACGCAGCGTACCGGTAAACGGCTCGCGATCCACCCAGTGCAACTGCTGGGCGATAAGACCGACAGACATGAGGCGCGGATGTTCGTGACCCTGGGCAACAACGAGAATATTGTTCTCAACGTCTTTGTCGACAACGTACCATGGCTCTTCGCTGCCTTCTTTTGTACCGCCAATACCCAGACCTTTGCGCTGTCCGAGCGTGTGATACATCAGGCCCTGGTGTTCACCCACATCATCGCCATCCACGGTGATGATTTTGCCCGGTTGAGCCGGCAGGTAACGCCCCAGGAATTCGCGGAATTTGCGCTCACCAATAAAGCAGATGCCGGTTGAGTCTTTTTTCTTCGCGGTAATCAGATCAAGGTTTTCGGCGATTTTGCGAACTTCAGGTTTTTCGAGTTCACCGACCGGGAACAGGCTTTGCACAATTTGGTCATGGCCGAGCGTATAAAGGAAGTAGCTCTGATCTTTGTTGCCGTCGAGACCGCGCAGGAGTTGGCTTTTGCCATCAACGTCTGCACGACGCACGTAGTGACCGGTCGCGATAAAGTCAGCGCCCAGATCTTCCGCGGCGAATTCAAGGAAGGCTTTAAATTTGATCTCTTTGTTGCACAGAATATCCGGGTTCGGCGTGCGGCCTGCTTTGTACTCTTCCAGGAACAGTTCAAAGACGTTGTCCCAGTATTCCGCCGCAAAGTTGACGGTGTGCAGTTCAATGCCGAGTTTGTCGCACACGGCCTGCGCATCGGCGAGATCCGCAGCTGCTGTACAGTATTCCTCGCCGTCATCTTCTTCCCAGTTCTTCATGAACAGGCCTTCGACCTGATAGCCCTGTTGTTGCAACAGCCAGGCAGAAACGGAGGAGTCGACACCGCCGGACATGCCGACGATCACTTTTTTTGGGCTTGCTGACATAGGAATACTCACGACATTGAACTTAAAGGCGGCATATTCTATCACGCGCCCCCACCGTTGACACCCTCTGTAAACGGCCAGTTAAATTCGCTGATAACGTCAAGCGGCAAGCGGCTGCCCGTCTGATAGCAACGAATGCTTTCGGCAACCAGCGGCGAGCGCAGGTTTGGCGAGTTAAGAATTTCCTCAGCAGTGACCCACAGGCAGCGATCAATATCGTCATCATGCGGCTCAGCGGCGCACATTTCGTTAAGTTCGATGACGAATAAAAAGCGCAGGAACGGCGTGCGGTCGGGTGCAATCCACTGATGCAGACGGATGAAATGCTGTGGCTGCGCATCTATACCGGTCTCTTCCCACAGCTCGCGTTTGGCGGCCTGGACCAGCGTTTCGTCCGCTTCCAGATGCCCGGCGGGCTGATTCCACAGCGCTTTGCCGTTGATTGTCTCTTCAACGACTAAAAATTTGTCCTGCGCGTGAACCAGTGTGGCAACCGTAACATGAGGCTTGAACATGATTTCTCCTTATTCCGTTGCGTCGCGCCATTCCCCGTTGGCAAGGGAATCCAGCGTGTAATGACCCATGGCATAGCGGATAAGCCGCAGGGTAGGGTAACCAACGTGGGCCGTCATCCGGCGAACCTGCCGATTGCGACCTTCATACAGGGTGATTTTCAGCCAGGCGGTGGGAATGGATTTACGCTCGCGAATCGGTGGATTACGCGGCCACAGCCACTCCGGTTCGCTGACCCGCTCAACGCCAGCAGGCAGCGTTGGGCCGTCGTTTAGCTCCACGCCGTGACGCAACGCAGCCAGCGTTTCGTCCGTTGGTTCACCCTCAACCTGAACGTAATAGATTTTTCCGGTGCGTTTACCCGGCTGGGTCAGGCTTGCCTGCAATGCGCCGTCGTTGGTTAACACCAGCAAACCTTCGCTATCGCGGTCCAAACGCCCCGCGGCGTATACGCCCTGAACAGGAATAAAATCTTTCAAGGTGCTGCGCCCGGCTTCGTCCGTGAACTGCGGCAAAACATCGTAGGGTTTATTGAACAAAATGACCCGTTTTGGCGGGTTTACGGCTGTTCTTCTGGTGGCTTGTTGTGAGCTGAATCGCTCAACCCGGTGATTTCTAAAAGAAGTTTTTTTCATGGTATTTTCAGCGTCGGTCAATTGCCGCATTATAGCCTAATAACGAATGCCTTTCATGGCGCCGGACATTCAGGTACTATCGGACGGCTCATTACAAATTATTAACATAAGATCAGTAACAACCAGAAGCGCTCGAAGGAGAGGTTAATGGAAAGCAAAGTAGTTGTTCCGGCGGAAGGTAAAAAGATCACCCTGCAAAACGGCAAAATTAACGTTCCACACAACCCGATTATTCCCTTCATTGAAGGTGATGGAATCGGTGTAGACGTTACTCCTGCAATGCTGAAAGTGGTTGATGCCGCTGTTGAGAAAGCCTACAAAGGCGAGCGTAAAATTTCCTGGATGGAAATTTACACCGGTGAAAAATCGACCCAAGTTTACGGCCAGGACGTTTGGCTGCCAGCAGAGACGCTGGACCTGATTCGCGAATACCGCGTGGCGATTAAAGGCCCACTGACCACCCCGGTCGGCGGCGGTATCCGTTCCCTCAACGTTGCTCTGCGTCAGGAACTCGATCTGTATGTTTGTCTGCGCCCAGTGCGTTACTACCAGGGCACACCAAGCCCGGTAAAACGTCCGGACCTGACCGACATGGTTATCTTCCGTGAAAACTCAGAAGACATCTACGCGGGTATCGAATGGAAAGCGGACTCTGCTGATGCAGAAAAAGTGATTAAATTCCTGCGCGAAGAGATGGGCGTGAAGAAAATTCGCTTCCCTGAGCATTGCGGTATCGGCATCAAGCCGTGCTCCGAAGACGGTACTAAACGTCTGGTGCGCGCAGCCATCGAATACGCAATCACCAACGATCGCGACTCTGTGACTATTGTTCACAAAGGCAACATCATGAAGTTCACCGAAGGCGCATTCAAAGACTGGGGTTACCAGTTGGCGACTGAAGAATTCGGCGGCGAACTGATCGACGGCGGTCCGTGGCAGAAAATTAAGAACCCAAACACCGGCAAAGAGATCATCATTAAAGATGTTATCGCCGATGCGTTCCTGCAGCAGATCCTGTTGCGTCCAGCTGAATACGACGTGATCGCGTGTATGAACCTGAACGGTGACTACATCTCTGACGCCCTGGCGGCGCAGGTTGGCGGTATCGGTATCGCGCCTGGCGCAAACATCGGTGACGAATGTGCACTGTTCGAAGCTACCCACGGTACGGCACCGAAGTACGCAGGCCAGGATAAAGTGAACCCAGGTTCAATCATCCTGTCCGCTGAAATGATGCTGCGTCATATGGAATGGTTCGAAGCCGCAGACCTGATCGTGAAAGGTATGGAAGGCGCGATTAACGCTAAAACCGTAACCTATGACTTTGAACGCCTGATGGACGACGCTAAGCTGCTGAAATGTTCAGAGTTTGGCGACGCGATTATCGCGAATATGTAGTCCAGATTCTGGGTTAAACAAGAACGGGAGCCGATAGGTTCCCGTTTTTTTGCCTCTCAAAATGTCTTCCCCAAAACCCTCCCCAAAACCCCTCGATTTTCACCCGGTTTTTGAGTCAATAACTACCCAGTCTTTCCCTCTATCATCGTTGTATTTGTCGGTCTGTTTTCTAGATTTATGGCCGAGCAACTTCTGAGTATCTATCCCTTGTTCTCTATACAGTCGCTCTGATAAAGACCGCTGTTCATGGAAGGTTGGGGCAGTGCCTTTTTCCCAATCAATGCCACATTTATTCCTGGCCTTTTTAAATGTCGTGGTCAGACTGCTGCTGGAAACTCCATCGCCCCTGGTGGCTTGTGAGGAAGAGTGACGAAAGTGAACAAGGTATTTGCTGACCACGGCATCCCGGCATTTTGAGATAACATCTCTCAGCGTTAAATTTAAGATATCGCATCTCAACTTGAGAGGGATCGCCAACCTTGAACCTGTTTTTTCTTGTTCTATGTGGAGCATGTCATCCCAAATATCGGAGAATTTCATTTTACAGATATCTCCCAGTCGTTGACCTGTAACTAAAGCCAGTAGCATTCCAGTTTGCAAATAAGGTTGCTGATTTTCTGCCGCCTCATAGATTTTGCACCATTCCTCATAAGACAATCGCTGCCGGGTTACTCTATTTCTGGGCTGTTTGGTAGCCATCGCTGGGTTATATCCAGGCGGAACATGGCCTGAATATTGTGCTTCTTTAAATACATCAATTAAAACCATGCGGACAACCTGAGCCATTCGGTTATGACCTTCTGCCTTTATGGCATCCGTGATTTCAGCAATATCTAAAGTAGAAATATCTTTAAGGTGCTGCATTCCGCAATGTTCTCTGAACAATCTAAGCGGCTTATTTTTCTGAAAGAATGAGTTAGGCCGCAGTTCATTGTTCTTCACTCGTTCCTCTTGAATCGAAATATATTTATCTATCCATTCAGTGACGGTGTGACCTGTGCCCAGATGCTGACTGTTAGCAATTCCAAAGCTCATGTGCTGGTGTGCTTAATAACGGAAAATCTATGTATTAACCATAGTTTAACTGGAAGCTATTCAAGCCCATCAAGGGTGTGGCTCCACCGGATTGGTTTACAGAAAATGATGGCTTGCCGCTGGCTACCATCATGTGGGAAATGACCACCAAAGAATTATGCGGTCAGGGTTTGCTGTGCGTGACCGATCTCGCGGTGCTTGAGCGCTGGTGCGTCGCTTACGAATTCTGGCGTCGTGCGGTGAGAAATATTGCTAATGATGGGCTCACCATCGTTGGAGCGATGGGCGGCAAGATTAAAAACCCTGAACTCACCGCCAAGAAAGAACAGGAATCGGAGATGAGTTCTACCGGTTCTATGCTGGGCCTTGACCCTAGCAGTCGCCAGCGTCTGATCGGCCTCGCAGGCCAGAAGAAAACCTCCAATCCATTCCTGAAGATGATTAGCTCATGACGCGGAAATCGTACCCCAACGTAAATGCTGCGAACCAGTACGCCCGCAACGTTGTGCGGGGGAAGTCCCGGCGTGCCGGTATGTTGTTCAGGCTTGTCAGCGCCATATCGATGATATGGCTCAGGAGAAGAGCCGGAAATTCCGGTACCGCTTTGATAAAGATATGGCGGAAAAGGCCGCGAAGTATATTCAGTTACTGCCCCATACAAAGGGCGAATGGGCATTTAAACGAATGTCGATCACCCTTGAGCCATGGCAGTTATTCATTATTTGCTGCGCCTTTGGCTGGGTGCAAAAGGGGTTTAAGCTCCGTCGTTTCCGCGAAGTTTACACGGAGATCCCACGCAAGAACGGCAAGTCAGCGATCTCTGCGGGTGTGGCGCTTTACCGATAGGGCAAGTGAGACTGTTGCTGCCGCGAACGCAGCACAGTGGGGATCTGGTGGTTACGGAGCTTATGGCGCGAGTGTTGTGAGTCCTGGTTATAACCCATACCAGATTAAACAGAGTGGGCAGCTACAGCCACAGGGAACCGTTACTGTTCAGTTTAAGGATGTACCTCCTGGAATGAGAGTGATTGAGACGAAAGCATCAGGCATCGATGTTAATCATGATGTTGGTTATACGCGTATTTCAGGTCGATAGGTTAACTTCACTGTACTGCCCTTATGAGAATGCTATTATCGAAAGCACCTACACATAGGAGCTTTATAATGTCAAAAAAAACCACCCTTAAGGCGGCTTGTGCTTTAGCTATTATTACATTAACTGGATGTAAGATTGAAATGTCGTCTGATGTACCAGTATCCGCATTACTAGCAGATGATATAAAAACTGGAACAGCAGAGTTATATGTTGAAGTTCCATCATGTGATGATTATGAGGATTCCAGAAAACCTTCTAAGAGCCTCATTGACGCTAAAAATCAAATATCTGAAATTTTCGT
This sequence is a window from Enterobacter sp. 638. Protein-coding genes within it:
- the phoQ gene encoding two-component system sensor histidine kinase PhoQ gives rise to the protein MKRLLRHILPLSLRVRFLLATAAVVLILSLAYGMVALVGYSVSFDKTTFRLLRGESNLFYTLAKWENNHISVDMPENLNRQSPTMALIYDEKGKLLWAQRHVPWLEKSIRPEWLKTNGFHEIEADVNATSRLLDNDASMQRKLAEIRDDDDDTEMTHSVAINLYPATIDMPQLTIVVIDTIPVELKRSYMVWSWFVYVLAANLLLVIPLLWIAAWWSLRPIESLAKEVRELEEHNREKLNPETTRELTSLVRNLNRLLKSERDRYDKYRTTLTDLTHSLKTPLAVMQSTLRSMRGSKLSVDDAEPVMLEQISRISQQIGYYLHRASMRSGSPLLSRELHPVAPLLDSLTSALNKVYQRKGVNISLDISPEISFVGEKNDFVEVMGNLLDNACKYCLEFVEVSAQQTDDALHIIIEDDGPGIPKNKRDVVFDRGQRADTLRPGQGVGLSVAQEIVEQYNGKIETSDSLLGGARMVAIFGRQHPSSDDS
- the phoP gene encoding two-component system response regulator PhoP, whose translation is MRVLVVEDNALLRHHLKVQLQEMGHQVDDAEDAKEADYYLNEHLPDIAIVDLGLPDEDGLSLIRRWRSHDVSLPVLVLTAREGWQDKVEVLSAGADDYVTKPFHIEEVAARIQALMRRNSGLASQVISLPPFQVDLSRREFSINDEVIKLTAFEYTIMETLIRNSGKVVSKDSLMLQLYPDAELRESHTIDVLMGRLRKKIQAQHPHDVITTVRGQGYLFELR
- the pepT gene encoding peptidase T; this encodes MDKLLERFLQYVSLDTQSKAGVRQVPSTEGQWKLLNLLKEQLEELGLVNVTLSEKGTVMGTLPANVQGDIPAIGFISHVDTSPDFSGKNVNPQIVENYRGGDIALGIGDEVLSPVMFPVLHQLLGQTLITTDGKTLLGADDKAGVAEIMTALAVLKGKNVPHGDIRVAFTPDEEVGKGAKHFDVAAFNAKWAYTVDGGGVGELEFENFNAASITIKIVGNNVHPGSAKGVMVNALSLASRIHAEVPAQESPEQTEGYEGFYHLTSIKGTVDSAQMHYIVRDFDRKAFEARKRKMMEIAKKVGKGLHPDCYIELIIEDSYYNMREKVVEHPHILDIAQQAMRDCDIEPQLKPIRGGTDGSQLSFMGLPCPNLFTGGYNYHGKHEFVTLEGMEKAVKVIVRIAEITAKQA
- the potA gene encoding spermidine/putrescine ABC transporter ATP-binding protein PotA, which produces MRSAYRGQSQKLNTQLGTVSPLVLLSGISKSFDGKIVINDLNLSINNGEFLTLLGPSGCGKTTVLRLIAGLESVDNGQIHLEDQDITDVPAENRHVNTVFQSYALFPHMTVFENVAFGLRMQKTPNEQITPRVNDALRMVQLDEFAQRKPHQLSGGQQQRVAIARAVVNKPRLLLLDESLSALDYKLRKQMQNELKALQRKLGITFVFVTHDQEEALTMSDRIVVMRDGKIEQDGTPREIYEEPKNLFVASFIGEINIFDATVIERLDEQRVRANVEGRACNITVNFPVEKGQKLNVMLRPEDLRVDEIHDSTDVEGLIGYIRERNYKGMTLESVVELESGKMVFVSEFFNEDDPDFDHPLDQKMVVNWVESWEVVLADEEHK
- a CDS encoding cupin domain-containing protein, whose product is MEYHLTLNWPDFIERYWQKRPVVLKRGISNFVDPISPDELAGLAMENEVDSRLVSHQDGKWQVSHGPFESYDHLGENNWSLLVQAVNHWHEPTAALMHPFRALPDWRMDDLMISFSVPGGGVGPHLDQYDVFIIQGTGRRRWRVGEKVPMKQHCPHPDLLQVDPFEGIIDEELEPGDILYIPPGFPHEGYSLENSLNYSVGFRAPSGREMISGFADYVLQRELGSHRYSDPDVPAREHPADVLPQELDKLREMMLGLINEPEHFKQWFGEFISQSRHELDVAPAEPPYQPDEIYDALQQGDSLVRLGGLRVLRIGDDIFVNGEKLDSPHRPALEALASHMVLNAETFGDALEDPSFLAMLAALVNSGYWFFED